One Pseudomonadota bacterium genomic region harbors:
- a CDS encoding V-type ATP synthase subunit B, producing the protein MLESLTRYSNVLEIVGDLIKIRIPKESGGAARFGDLALVENVDGERSLAQIIRLQGDVVSLQVFSGTRGLSTQASVRLLNQPIRVTCSENILGRVFDGTGTPLDGGPELDQDPTVPIGGPSVNPMRRVLASQMIRTDVPMIDVFNCLVESQKIPIFSVAGEPYNALLARIGIQADADIVVFGGLGLIYDDYHLFRSAFEDAGVFSRTVMFVNLASDPIVERLLVPDMALAVAERFALEEGKRVLVLLSDMTAYADALKEVAIAMDHVPSNRGYVGDLYSQLARRYEKACDFKGAGSVTILSVTTMPGNDVTHPVPDNTGYITEGQFYLHDGVLDPFGSLSRLKQHVIGKITREDHAQIMNTMIRFYSGARDAEQKQAMAFELSEFDHKLLKFGELFRQRFMDIEVAMPLETALDLCWQTLAECFKPEELLMKPHLVEKYFPKPTPSLNEESARGAISV; encoded by the coding sequence ATGCTCGAGTCCCTCACCCGTTATTCCAACGTACTCGAAATCGTCGGCGACCTGATCAAGATCCGTATCCCCAAAGAATCCGGAGGCGCTGCGCGGTTCGGTGATTTGGCCCTGGTGGAAAACGTCGATGGCGAACGATCGCTGGCGCAAATCATTCGTCTCCAGGGTGATGTGGTTTCCTTACAAGTTTTTTCCGGAACCCGCGGTCTGTCGACCCAGGCCAGCGTCCGGTTACTGAATCAACCCATACGGGTCACCTGCTCGGAAAACATCCTCGGACGCGTTTTCGATGGCACGGGCACGCCGTTGGATGGCGGCCCGGAACTGGATCAAGACCCGACCGTCCCCATCGGCGGCCCTTCGGTGAACCCCATGCGCCGGGTACTGGCGTCCCAAATGATCCGTACCGACGTCCCCATGATCGACGTCTTCAACTGTCTGGTGGAGAGTCAGAAGATACCGATCTTTTCAGTGGCCGGTGAGCCTTACAATGCCCTACTGGCCAGGATCGGCATCCAAGCCGATGCCGACATTGTCGTATTCGGTGGTCTTGGCCTGATTTACGACGACTACCACTTGTTTCGATCGGCGTTCGAGGACGCCGGTGTGTTCTCCCGCACCGTGATGTTCGTCAACCTGGCCTCCGACCCGATCGTCGAGCGCTTGCTGGTTCCCGACATGGCGCTGGCGGTGGCGGAGCGCTTCGCGCTGGAAGAAGGCAAGCGCGTCTTGGTGCTATTGTCGGATATGACGGCCTACGCCGATGCGCTGAAAGAAGTGGCCATTGCCATGGACCATGTGCCATCGAACCGCGGTTACGTCGGTGATCTCTACTCCCAGTTAGCGCGACGCTACGAGAAAGCCTGCGATTTCAAAGGCGCCGGCTCGGTCACCATCCTGTCGGTGACGACGATGCCGGGTAACGACGTCACCCATCCGGTACCGGATAACACCGGCTATATCACCGAAGGCCAATTTTACCTGCACGACGGCGTGCTGGATCCGTTCGGGTCGCTTTCGCGACTGAAACAACACGTCATCGGCAAGATTACGCGCGAAGATCACGCCCAAATCATGAACACCATGATCCGCTTCTATTCCGGTGCCCGCGATGCGGAACAGAAGCAAGCGATGGCTTTCGAACTGTCCGAGTTCGATCATAAGCTTCTGAAGTTTGGAGAACTATTCCGCCAGCGCTTCATGGACATCGAGGTCGCCATGCCGCTGGAGACTGCGCTGGACCTCTGTTGGCAGACCCTGGCCGAGTGTTTCAAGCCCGAAGAGCTGCTGATGAAACCCCATTTGGTGGAAAAGTACTTCCCCAAGCCCACGCCCAGCTTGAACGAGGAATCCGCCCGTGGCGCGATTAGCGTTTAA
- a CDS encoding class III extradiol ring-cleavage dioxygenase, translated as MNNATPQAPSSGSVLFIPHGGGPLPLLRDPGHEVLVRFLEEIGPTLGTPEAILLISAHWEASVATLTSGKSPGLIYDYYGFPEPAYDIRYPAPGHPTLATQVHGLLTQSGMNAKLDPQRGFDHGMFVPLKILFPDARIPCVQLSLLKSLDPSAHLRMGKALAPLRQENILVIGSGLSFHNMHALMSPHSGIADPKNDAFERWLVDTCTNPALDSAEREERLIRWQKAPFARYCHPREEHLLPLHVCCGLADQVGQQVYHGTVMGKRASAFLWSTHPSTASGGR; from the coding sequence ATGAACAACGCCACACCCCAAGCCCCATCGTCCGGTTCGGTCCTGTTCATCCCGCATGGCGGGGGCCCGTTACCCCTTCTCCGCGATCCCGGACACGAAGTCTTGGTGCGTTTCCTGGAAGAGATCGGCCCCACGCTCGGCACACCCGAGGCCATCTTGTTGATCAGCGCCCATTGGGAAGCGTCGGTGGCCACCCTCACCAGCGGCAAGAGTCCCGGCCTCATCTACGACTATTACGGCTTCCCAGAGCCAGCCTACGACATTCGGTACCCGGCGCCCGGTCACCCCACATTGGCGACCCAGGTGCACGGACTGCTCACGCAAAGCGGAATGAACGCCAAACTCGACCCTCAAAGGGGCTTCGACCACGGGATGTTCGTCCCACTGAAAATCCTGTTTCCCGACGCCCGGATTCCGTGCGTTCAACTCTCCCTGCTAAAGAGCCTGGATCCGTCCGCCCACCTCCGAATGGGGAAAGCACTCGCTCCCCTGCGGCAGGAAAATATTCTCGTCATCGGCTCCGGCTTGTCGTTTCACAACATGCATGCCCTCATGTCACCGCATTCGGGGATCGCGGACCCAAAGAACGACGCATTTGAACGCTGGCTGGTGGATACCTGCACCAACCCAGCGCTCGATTCCGCGGAACGGGAAGAACGTCTGATTCGATGGCAGAAAGCACCGTTTGCCCGATACTGTCACCCACGGGAAGAGCATCTCTTGCCACTCCACGTCTGCTGCGGACTGGCCGATCAGGTGGGACAACAGGTCTACCACGGCACGGTTATGGGAAAAAGGGCCAGTGCATTTTTGTGGTCCACACACCCATCGACGGCGAGCGGCGGGCGATAG
- a CDS encoding class I SAM-dependent methyltransferase has protein sequence MPIQDRDPKVRFSDRVENYRHYRPHYPAEVLEILRQRTGLAPESVIADVGSGTGISAELFLRAGHAVWAVEPNEPMRRAAEEALSSWPGFHSIAAQAEATTLPNHSVNYVVAAQAFHWFEAAAARQEFKRILTPHGWVVLLWNTRSGAVTPFLTDYEQLLRRFGTDYHKVRRRNVDDAVIEAFFPQGFERHQLANQQVFDFEALKGRVLSSSYVPTEGDPRFEPMLAELKALFNRHQHGGRVTFLYDTELYFGTIES, from the coding sequence ATGCCCATCCAAGACCGCGATCCCAAAGTGCGCTTTTCCGATCGGGTGGAGAACTATCGCCACTACCGCCCGCACTATCCCGCCGAGGTCTTGGAGATTTTACGGCAACGGACCGGCCTCGCCCCCGAATCGGTCATCGCCGACGTGGGCTCGGGGACTGGCATCTCGGCTGAGCTGTTCCTGCGTGCCGGTCATGCCGTCTGGGCGGTGGAACCGAACGAACCCATGCGCCGGGCAGCGGAAGAAGCGTTGAGCTCCTGGCCGGGGTTTCACAGCATCGCGGCCCAGGCGGAAGCGACGACTCTACCCAACCACAGCGTGAACTATGTGGTGGCCGCCCAAGCCTTCCACTGGTTCGAGGCTGCCGCGGCCCGGCAAGAATTCAAGCGGATTCTGACCCCTCACGGCTGGGTCGTTCTGCTATGGAATACGCGCAGCGGCGCGGTGACACCCTTTTTAACCGACTACGAACAGCTATTGCGGCGCTTCGGCACGGACTACCATAAGGTCCGACGCCGCAACGTGGACGACGCGGTCATCGAGGCGTTTTTCCCGCAAGGCTTCGAGCGTCATCAGCTGGCCAACCAGCAAGTCTTCGATTTCGAAGCACTGAAAGGTCGCGTACTTTCGTCATCCTACGTTCCCACCGAAGGCGATCCGCGCTTCGAACCCATGCTCGCCGAGCTCAAGGCGTTATTCAACCGGCACCAGCACGGCGGCCGCGTCACCTTTCTGTACGATACCGAACTCTACTTCGGAACAATCGAATCGTGA
- a CDS encoding PaaI family thioesterase, producing the protein MSALSDDQSLTLTVPFKASNMNMGGRTHGGKIATFLVDAAKLLVHAHTAQAPEKTSQLLDFQVSYLKGGGRETLTAQARITRRTQEFIFVSSVVVNSEQEPIAQANVVFRHYDADAAESPTHHNHPTLEQPPFQLPGSLEDSPHKNIVKLFNQAMKQAHPGSAVDYMAPGICRMVQADYPEQYDFQGNISAGQLLTFFDNVGGGSGSSLASEFGLAVTLTIQAAFCEPVAGEDVIGYSQAFRREQGLSHNQIHLYGADSGRLKAFGTMTHLVRPPRRR; encoded by the coding sequence GTGTCCGCCCTGTCAGACGATCAGTCTTTGACCCTCACTGTGCCATTTAAAGCGTCCAACATGAACATGGGCGGGAGAACCCACGGGGGAAAAATCGCCACCTTTCTGGTCGACGCGGCCAAATTGCTGGTGCACGCACACACGGCACAGGCTCCCGAAAAAACCTCGCAGTTGCTGGACTTTCAAGTCTCCTACTTGAAAGGCGGCGGGCGAGAAACACTGACGGCACAGGCTCGCATCACCCGGCGAACCCAAGAGTTCATTTTCGTCTCCAGCGTGGTTGTGAACAGCGAGCAGGAGCCCATTGCACAGGCCAACGTGGTTTTTCGCCATTACGACGCAGACGCCGCTGAATCACCGACACACCATAACCACCCAACTCTGGAGCAACCGCCGTTCCAATTGCCCGGGAGCCTAGAAGACTCTCCCCATAAAAATATCGTTAAGTTGTTCAACCAAGCGATGAAACAAGCCCACCCCGGAAGTGCTGTAGACTATATGGCGCCGGGCATATGCCGTATGGTCCAGGCGGACTATCCTGAACAATACGATTTTCAGGGAAACATATCGGCGGGCCAATTGCTGACGTTTTTCGATAACGTGGGGGGCGGATCAGGTTCATCCCTGGCCAGTGAATTCGGTTTAGCGGTGACCCTAACCATCCAGGCCGCTTTCTGTGAGCCGGTGGCGGGCGAGGATGTGATCGGATACAGCCAAGCCTTCCGCCGGGAACAAGGCTTGAGTCACAATCAAATTCATTTGTATGGCGCGGACTCTGGCCGTTTGAAAGCTTTCGGCACCATGACGCACTTGGTTCGGCCACCGCGACGCCGCTGA
- a CDS encoding diguanylate cyclase, translating to MNTAHRGYEAATRQFGRRKVLFPVFRILLVLSLLLLSNTAMAERHGTEMPVSLEARQFSLAEYAEHLIDPTGNLNLRDVRSMESGSAWTGVDNTATNLGFTGATHWFRFRLKNETDSAGTWMLLISNPLLDDLQLSIIASDGRITDYATGDRWLFEQRPVRNRNFVFPIAMLPGERVDVYVRARNEGSLQVPMSLMTEHAFHLRERNEQLLLGCYYGIVIALALYNLLIFLSIRDRNYLYYVIYLVSFGLLQFTLNGLAYEYLWPNSPILANRSIPFLIAVSMMGVAQFTRTFLALSENSRPWDWFFRGLLVVFGAIAAVGWFLPFAIILQVVTAITLMTVLAIFTVAGLCFVWSVRAVRYFLLAWTLFLLGIVVYIIKTFGWLPPVFVTEYGIQIGAALEVILLSFALADRIRLLKEDKAELQREAAASLERKVAHRTRALDAALRELSLANEKLKAQSATDELTGIKNRGFFESELRAEWRRAHRARYPVALLMIDIDHFKRVNDTYGHLTGDETLKQVAKLISQSLRRPGDMVARYGGEEFAVLLPQTDWDGALHLAERTRRSIEQTPVESAQRKIPLTISVGVAVRVPEDTDGYTQLVADADECLYKAKAAGRNQVQMLET from the coding sequence GTGAATACCGCGCATCGTGGGTATGAGGCGGCTACTCGGCAGTTCGGCCGACGTAAGGTGCTGTTTCCTGTCTTCCGAATCCTCTTGGTGCTTTCCCTGTTGCTCCTTAGCAACACAGCGATGGCCGAGCGTCACGGAACTGAAATGCCGGTTTCGCTCGAAGCTCGCCAATTTTCGTTGGCGGAATACGCCGAGCACTTGATTGATCCCACCGGGAATTTAAATCTTCGCGACGTACGCTCGATGGAATCGGGTTCCGCCTGGACCGGAGTGGACAACACTGCGACCAACCTTGGTTTTACCGGTGCGACTCATTGGTTTCGTTTTCGCCTGAAAAACGAAACGGATTCCGCTGGCACCTGGATGTTACTGATCTCCAATCCCCTTTTGGATGATTTGCAACTCTCTATTATTGCCTCGGACGGGCGGATTACGGACTATGCAACGGGCGACCGGTGGTTGTTCGAACAGCGGCCGGTTCGTAATCGGAATTTCGTTTTCCCGATCGCGATGTTGCCCGGTGAGCGGGTCGACGTCTATGTGAGGGCCCGCAACGAGGGGTCGTTGCAGGTACCCATGTCGTTGATGACCGAACATGCGTTCCACCTGCGTGAGCGCAATGAGCAACTTCTACTGGGTTGCTATTACGGCATCGTTATCGCCTTGGCACTTTACAACCTACTAATTTTCCTATCAATCCGGGACCGGAACTATCTGTACTATGTGATCTATCTGGTCAGTTTCGGATTGCTCCAATTCACCTTAAACGGTTTGGCATACGAATACTTATGGCCAAACAGCCCGATTTTGGCGAATCGCTCCATTCCGTTTCTGATTGCGGTTTCGATGATGGGGGTAGCCCAGTTTACCCGCACCTTCCTCGCGCTGTCCGAGAACTCGCGGCCTTGGGATTGGTTCTTTCGGGGGCTTTTGGTGGTATTCGGGGCCATTGCCGCCGTCGGTTGGTTCTTGCCGTTCGCGATCATTCTCCAGGTCGTCACCGCCATTACTTTAATGACTGTGCTTGCCATTTTCACGGTGGCCGGTCTTTGTTTTGTGTGGTCTGTGCGGGCGGTTCGATATTTTCTGTTGGCGTGGACGCTTTTTCTACTGGGCATCGTCGTCTACATCATTAAGACGTTCGGATGGCTGCCGCCGGTCTTTGTCACTGAGTATGGGATTCAGATCGGTGCGGCACTGGAAGTGATCCTCTTGTCCTTTGCATTGGCCGATCGCATTCGCTTGCTGAAAGAGGATAAAGCCGAGCTTCAGCGCGAAGCTGCGGCGTCGTTGGAACGCAAAGTCGCCCATCGCACCCGTGCCCTCGATGCCGCATTGCGGGAGCTGTCGTTGGCCAACGAGAAACTCAAGGCGCAGAGCGCAACCGACGAGTTGACGGGGATTAAGAACAGAGGCTTCTTTGAGAGCGAGCTGCGGGCGGAGTGGCGCCGCGCTCACCGTGCTCGATATCCGGTGGCCCTGTTGATGATCGATATCGATCACTTCAAACGGGTGAACGATACGTACGGCCATCTCACGGGCGATGAAACATTAAAACAAGTGGCCAAACTGATTTCCCAGTCGCTGCGACGCCCGGGCGACATGGTCGCCCGCTATGGTGGTGAAGAGTTTGCGGTGTTGCTGCCCCAAACTGACTGGGACGGCGCATTGCACTTGGCCGAGCGGACCCGCCGCAGCATCGAGCAGACGCCCGTGGAATCCGCACAACGTAAGATTCCTCTCACCATCAGTGTGGGTGTGGCGGTCCGCGTTCCGGAGGATACTGACGGGTATACTCAACTGGTCGCCGATGCCGATGAATGTCTCTACAAAGCCAAGGCGGCGGGCCGTAACCAGGTTCAAATGTTAGAGACTTAA
- a CDS encoding NUDIX hydrolase, with translation MVDSTELLFSGDFLTLVRESVELPGNIRTRLEIIRHPGASAVLALDASARLCMLRQYRHAAGGWLWEIPAGKLDGAEDPQLAARRELEEETGYRADTWSSLGEIVPSPGFCDEVIHLFLARDLILGEVNREVDEVMEVHWLETEQLDAMVLDGRIRDAKTLAALYRFRLSGNT, from the coding sequence ATGGTCGATTCTACCGAACTGCTGTTTTCCGGTGATTTTCTCACCCTGGTGCGTGAGTCCGTTGAGCTTCCGGGAAACATTCGAACGCGTTTGGAGATTATCCGCCATCCGGGTGCATCGGCGGTGTTGGCCTTGGATGCCTCGGCCCGGCTTTGCATGCTCCGGCAATACCGCCATGCGGCCGGTGGCTGGTTATGGGAGATCCCCGCCGGGAAGCTGGACGGTGCGGAAGACCCTCAACTCGCGGCCCGGCGTGAGCTGGAGGAAGAAACGGGATACCGCGCCGATACGTGGTCCAGTCTCGGGGAGATTGTTCCCAGCCCTGGGTTTTGTGACGAAGTGATTCATCTGTTTTTGGCTCGCGATCTCATTCTGGGTGAGGTAAATCGGGAGGTCGATGAAGTGATGGAAGTGCATTGGTTGGAAACCGAGCAGCTCGATGCCATGGTTCTAGACGGCCGTATCCGCGATGCCAAAACCTTGGCCGCCTTGTACCGTTTCCGGTTGTCAGGAAATACTTAG
- a CDS encoding SpoVR family protein: protein MNATNQIQYQADIEQLADQYGLDYYPVQFEHVPPSFMMEVAVYGLPVRMPHWSFGVRYIYQLIQHRMGHSHIFEVVVPGNPGHAYLANTNKDTENVLVTAHVLGHADFSKNNVLFRRVQEQAGYHIVEQAAGHAQRINDAIETYGQERVEQVLDAAFALEQHIEIHQDLRRPLYADQIREQASPKPKSAFQDRYRQLPGSELDKPSTIGDNRIAIPPRPEGDLLWFIAEYAPEMAGWERDIFLAVREESFYFQPVYACQIMNEGWASYWHARLLREADFLPQEMYVDAIKTHSDVVRPYAGEQQVSLSVNPYHLGFKMWEKIIEDKGLKAAREIMSLEDDFAFIRNNLDESLAQELGLFRYTARRGGREATVADWDIDEIREAIVSPKYHFGAPHVNVTELKKDGTLILTHDHETDGRGLDADSARKVLGYIHTVWRRPVILHTINSQGRETKISVGE, encoded by the coding sequence ATGAACGCGACCAATCAAATCCAATATCAAGCTGATATCGAGCAGCTCGCCGACCAATATGGCCTCGACTACTACCCGGTGCAATTCGAACACGTACCGCCGAGTTTCATGATGGAAGTGGCCGTTTACGGCCTGCCGGTGCGGATGCCCCACTGGTCATTCGGTGTCCGCTATATCTATCAGTTGATTCAACACCGCATGGGCCATTCCCACATATTCGAAGTGGTCGTCCCAGGCAATCCCGGCCACGCCTACCTGGCCAACACCAACAAAGATACCGAAAACGTGCTGGTTACCGCTCATGTTCTCGGTCATGCCGATTTCAGCAAAAACAACGTGCTGTTTCGGCGGGTTCAAGAGCAGGCCGGTTATCACATCGTAGAGCAGGCCGCTGGCCACGCCCAACGGATCAACGACGCCATCGAGACTTACGGCCAAGAACGGGTCGAGCAGGTCTTGGATGCGGCGTTCGCCCTGGAACAACACATTGAGATTCATCAGGATCTACGTCGGCCGCTGTACGCCGACCAGATTCGTGAACAGGCCAGCCCCAAGCCAAAATCCGCCTTCCAGGATCGCTATCGACAACTTCCCGGCAGCGAGTTGGATAAACCATCGACAATCGGCGACAACCGAATTGCCATTCCGCCTCGCCCGGAAGGCGATTTACTCTGGTTTATTGCCGAGTACGCGCCTGAAATGGCGGGATGGGAACGGGACATCTTCCTCGCCGTTCGCGAGGAATCGTTCTATTTTCAACCCGTCTATGCCTGCCAAATCATGAACGAAGGTTGGGCCTCCTATTGGCACGCGCGCTTGCTCCGAGAGGCGGATTTTCTCCCGCAGGAGATGTATGTCGATGCCATCAAAACCCATTCCGACGTGGTGCGCCCCTATGCCGGCGAACAACAAGTGTCGCTGTCAGTGAACCCATACCACCTCGGGTTCAAGATGTGGGAAAAAATCATTGAGGACAAAGGCTTGAAAGCGGCCCGCGAAATCATGAGCCTGGAAGATGATTTCGCGTTTATTCGCAACAACCTGGACGAATCTCTGGCTCAGGAACTCGGCCTGTTCCGCTACACTGCCCGCCGCGGTGGCCGCGAAGCAACCGTGGCCGACTGGGATATCGATGAAATCAGAGAAGCCATCGTGTCACCGAAATATCACTTTGGCGCACCCCATGTGAATGTCACCGAGCTGAAAAAGGACGGCACCCTGATACTCACCCACGACCACGAGACGGACGGCCGAGGACTCGATGCCGACTCGGCGAGGAAAGTTTTGGGTTACATCCACACTGTTTGGCGCCGCCCGGTCATTCTTCACACCATTAACAGCCAAGGCCGGGAGACCAAAATCAGCGTCGGCGAATGA
- a CDS encoding DUF444 family protein, whose translation MFDHHEQQWYDLFSRGARDWLRHNQKVRESVREQLPGLIGQADVMSGNGNRRVRVPVKFLEHYRFKLNRPEEQSGVGQGEVEPGDQLVNPQQQQGDDKGGGNNQGGMEFVLEMKVDEIVDWLWEELKLPDLQPRVAGEVEESDWRREGWDKKGARARLDRRRTMKEALKRRSVHQGQPAFTNDDLRFRQLRMRPQPSARAVVIFGLDASSSMGERERVLAKTFFFWTLQGIRRQYKQLDSVFIGHTMEAWEFSEEDFFQVSGQGGTVASTCFEKALNIIDERYDPSQYNIYFMYASDGENFPDDHDAATQSLSRLAGISNFTGFVEVGAITQLPRYPEFARIFDEVVAEQDLGSRFTLGTQDDIWEGIRAFFGHQSVDAA comes from the coding sequence ATGTTTGACCATCACGAACAGCAATGGTACGACCTGTTTTCCCGAGGTGCCCGGGATTGGCTTCGACATAACCAAAAAGTTCGTGAGTCGGTACGCGAACAACTACCCGGTCTGATCGGCCAGGCCGACGTCATGAGCGGCAATGGCAACCGCCGGGTTCGGGTACCGGTGAAGTTTCTGGAACACTACCGGTTCAAGCTCAACCGCCCCGAGGAGCAGAGCGGCGTCGGCCAAGGCGAGGTCGAACCCGGCGACCAACTCGTCAACCCGCAGCAACAGCAGGGGGACGATAAGGGTGGTGGCAACAACCAAGGTGGCATGGAGTTCGTTCTGGAGATGAAGGTCGATGAGATCGTCGACTGGCTCTGGGAAGAACTCAAACTTCCGGACCTCCAGCCGCGAGTCGCCGGCGAAGTGGAAGAATCCGACTGGCGACGGGAAGGTTGGGATAAAAAGGGTGCACGGGCCCGGCTCGACCGTCGCCGGACCATGAAGGAGGCACTAAAGCGGCGCAGCGTGCACCAAGGCCAACCCGCATTCACCAACGACGACCTGCGTTTTCGTCAACTTCGAATGCGCCCGCAACCCAGCGCCCGGGCGGTGGTCATTTTCGGCCTGGACGCATCCAGTTCTATGGGCGAACGGGAACGGGTGCTGGCCAAAACGTTCTTCTTCTGGACCTTGCAAGGGATTCGGCGACAATACAAACAGCTCGATTCGGTGTTCATCGGCCACACGATGGAAGCGTGGGAGTTTTCGGAAGAAGATTTTTTCCAGGTCAGTGGTCAAGGCGGAACCGTCGCTTCCACCTGCTTTGAGAAAGCGCTGAACATCATTGACGAGCGCTACGACCCCAGCCAGTACAACATTTATTTCATGTACGCCTCCGACGGGGAGAACTTCCCCGACGATCACGATGCGGCGACCCAATCCTTGTCCCGCTTGGCGGGAATCTCCAACTTCACCGGTTTTGTCGAGGTCGGTGCCATCACGCAACTGCCACGTTATCCCGAGTTTGCCCGCATCTTCGACGAAGTGGTTGCGGAGCAAGATTTAGGTTCTCGATTCACCTTGGGCACACAAGACGATATCTGGGAAGGCATACGCGCCTTTTTCGGGCATCAGTCAGTGGATGCCGCCTGA
- a CDS encoding serine protein kinase: MPSNRRRSDPGKLIETLEAYSREHKATRWRGTLREFLNDVLPHSPQLVARNSHQYMWDMLRWKHRSITGEEPGDNPPTGLFTQDLYGVDEALGRVVDYFKAAAAGTEVGRRLLLLLGPPSGGKSSLVILLKRGLEEYSHTDDGALFAIEGCPVHGNPLNLIPHSVRPSFRETYGIEISGEISPYTRSRLEDEFDGDFMQVPVERIFLSESDRMGIGTYAPHDPTTADIADLVGSVDLSKVAEIGDEGDPRAWSWSGAVYAASRGVLEMIEILKVKREFLYLLLTLTQEKNVKVSRFPLIHLDETILAHTNLAEFHKFLQEKENEALLDRMVIVQVPYTLSYKDEAQIYRKLIAKASAFHDVHLDPHALEVAAVFASLTRLHDTENMEPSQKARLYAGEDVEGVSANEVDRVHADNPEEGLSGISPRFVINALSNAIVRNRVKSLSTMEVLLALKDAIEADARMDTKQKRQWVDYLVAARKDFYNRWVKQDVHKALFASFEDEAQGLLEKYLDEVEAVLDKRDVTDPVTAEQRKPDERFLRQVEEKIRVSDSGKESFRQEVVRKAMVAYKQGEKFTLDSHSRLHEAIEQYLFEERRDVLRLVSSKTRPDEETQRKISAVQERLVNEYGYDEYSAEEALNYVTTLLSQE; this comes from the coding sequence ATGCCGAGTAACCGACGTCGAAGCGATCCGGGGAAACTGATCGAAACGCTCGAAGCGTATTCTCGGGAACACAAGGCGACCCGTTGGCGCGGAACCCTCCGCGAGTTTCTCAATGACGTGCTGCCCCATTCGCCTCAATTGGTGGCCCGTAACAGTCACCAGTACATGTGGGACATGCTCCGCTGGAAGCACCGGAGCATCACCGGCGAAGAACCGGGCGACAACCCACCTACCGGCCTGTTTACCCAGGATCTCTATGGTGTCGATGAGGCCCTGGGCCGAGTCGTTGATTACTTCAAAGCCGCCGCCGCCGGCACCGAAGTCGGGCGACGCCTCCTACTGCTACTCGGCCCTCCTTCGGGCGGCAAATCCAGTTTGGTGATCCTGCTCAAGCGGGGTCTGGAAGAGTACAGCCACACCGATGACGGCGCACTCTTCGCCATCGAAGGTTGTCCGGTTCACGGCAATCCGCTCAACCTGATTCCGCACAGCGTGCGGCCGTCGTTCCGCGAAACCTACGGTATCGAAATATCGGGGGAGATTTCACCTTACACTCGCAGCCGATTGGAAGACGAGTTCGACGGCGACTTCATGCAAGTCCCTGTTGAGCGCATTTTTCTGTCCGAATCGGACCGCATGGGTATCGGAACCTATGCCCCCCACGACCCGACCACGGCCGACATTGCCGATTTGGTAGGTTCGGTGGATCTATCCAAAGTGGCCGAAATCGGCGACGAAGGCGATCCGCGGGCGTGGTCGTGGTCCGGGGCAGTCTATGCTGCCAGTCGGGGCGTGTTGGAAATGATCGAAATTCTCAAAGTTAAACGAGAATTTCTCTACTTGCTGCTCACCCTGACACAAGAGAAAAACGTCAAGGTGTCACGTTTTCCGCTGATCCACCTGGATGAAACCATCCTGGCGCACACCAACCTGGCCGAGTTCCATAAGTTCTTGCAGGAAAAAGAGAACGAAGCCCTCCTCGATCGAATGGTCATCGTCCAGGTTCCCTACACGCTCTCCTACAAAGACGAAGCCCAGATCTATCGCAAGCTCATTGCCAAGGCAAGCGCTTTTCACGATGTGCATCTGGACCCTCACGCACTCGAAGTTGCGGCGGTATTCGCCTCGCTCACCCGTCTGCACGATACCGAGAACATGGAACCGTCCCAGAAAGCGCGTCTGTATGCCGGTGAAGATGTGGAAGGTGTCAGCGCAAACGAAGTAGACCGAGTCCATGCCGATAACCCGGAAGAGGGCCTTTCCGGCATCAGTCCGCGGTTCGTCATCAATGCACTCTCGAACGCCATCGTCCGCAATCGGGTTAAGAGCCTGAGCACCATGGAAGTACTGCTGGCATTGAAAGACGCCATTGAAGCCGATGCCCGAATGGACACTAAACAAAAACGCCAATGGGTGGATTACCTGGTAGCGGCCCGTAAGGACTTCTACAACCGCTGGGTCAAACAAGACGTTCACAAGGCCCTGTTTGCCTCCTTCGAAGACGAAGCCCAGGGGCTGTTGGAAAAATACCTCGACGAAGTCGAAGCGGTGTTGGACAAACGAGACGTAACCGATCCGGTCACCGCGGAACAGCGCAAACCTGACGAACGCTTTTTGCGCCAAGTGGAGGAGAAAATTCGCGTGTCCGATTCCGGCAAGGAATCGTTTCGGCAAGAGGTCGTTCGCAAAGCGATGGTGGCCTACAAACAAGGCGAGAAATTCACCCTCGACAGCCATTCCCGCCTGCACGAGGCCATTGAGCAGTACCTATTCGAAGAACGTCGGGATGTGCTGCGCCTAGTCAGTTCCAAGACCCGCCCGGACGAAGAAACCCAACGTAAGATTTCGGCAGTTCAAGAACGATTGGTCAATGAATACGGGTATGACGAATACAGCGCGGAAGAAGCATTGAACTACGTCACCACGCTTCTGTCGCAAGAATAG